Proteins from a single region of Paenibacillus sp. BIHB 4019:
- a CDS encoding TIR domain-containing protein gives MTEDLYNLFISGDENAWESNTKIFDLDRCLREYTEKDIVGKFGKLGKTDIDEIKKLPCIFAYEDYCVKDASIGYMTDIKVRQAGVKITIQKVKELSLETLHKLQFELDIKSWELNRTHWAIKKVNLYKELQHIGIDFNSIKTGPPVDITKHQFDVSFTFAGEFRNVVEQVVNEFEKIAGINKIFYDNNYISQLARPSLDTLLQDIYRNRSKLIVVFLCEKYQEKEWCGLEFRAVREMIKEKVMNRIMYIRLDTGHIDGVLSTDGYIDGTKFTPQQLANFINERLNFLE, from the coding sequence ATGACAGAAGATTTATATAATCTTTTTATATCAGGAGATGAAAATGCTTGGGAATCTAATACAAAAATATTTGATTTAGACCGTTGTCTCCGAGAGTATACTGAAAAAGATATTGTTGGAAAGTTCGGTAAGTTAGGAAAAACAGACATTGATGAGATTAAAAAACTTCCATGCATTTTTGCATATGAAGACTATTGTGTTAAGGATGCTAGCATTGGTTATATGACAGATATAAAAGTACGACAAGCTGGGGTTAAAATTACGATCCAGAAAGTGAAAGAACTTTCATTAGAAACTCTACACAAATTGCAATTTGAGTTAGATATAAAAAGTTGGGAATTAAATAGAACACATTGGGCAATAAAGAAAGTTAATCTATATAAGGAATTGCAACACATAGGCATTGACTTTAATAGTATAAAAACAGGCCCGCCTGTAGACATAACTAAGCATCAGTTTGACGTCTCTTTTACATTTGCAGGAGAATTTAGAAATGTAGTTGAACAAGTTGTAAATGAGTTTGAAAAGATAGCAGGCATAAACAAAATATTTTACGATAATAACTATATTAGTCAACTAGCAAGGCCCTCCTTAGATACACTATTGCAAGATATATATAGAAATCGTTCAAAATTAATTGTTGTATTCTTATGTGAGAAATATCAAGAGAAAGAGTGGTGTGGCCTTGAGTTTAGAGCAGTTCGGGAGATGATAAAAGAAAAAGTCATGAATAGAATTATGTATATACGACTTGATACTGGACATATTGATGGCGTGCTTAGCACTGACGGCTACATAGATGGAACAAAATTCACTCCACAACAATTAGCCAATTTTATTAATGAGCGTCTTAATTTTCTTGAATAA